GGCTTTTTTGATGCCGCAGACGTACCACCAAGAACAGAGGCCGCTCCAAGCGGCAAATAGGACAAAAACGAGTGCTTTTGAATTCATTGTTGCTCGTGGTTTTTGATGTGGAAAAAACGCGGGGCAATTATCGGCATTGATTTTCAGGATTTTGAAAAAAAACACAAAAATAAACCAGCCTATCTCCCAAGTCCGTTTATTCGTTTAATCGTGGATTTGGTTATTGCGTTACACCGTGCATGACCGGAGGGCGCATTTCCAATTGTCACAAGTAAATCGGAACACTGTTCCGATATACGCTGGAACAGCGTTCCGGCGTACAGAAGCGACAATTTGAAATGCACCCTAACCGGAGACGTTTTTAAATAACCAAATCGCCTCGATTCTCGCTTTGTCGGGTTCTGAGGTGTCATCCCGGAAGAATGAAGGGTGACACCTCAGAACAGGCGAGATGTCACCTTTTTCGTTTCTCAAAAGATGACACCTCTTGAAAACCGAGCATAGCTGACCAAATCGCCGCACAAACAAATCACCAACTTGTGAGACATCCTCCCTCGTGCGATTTAACGCTCGAACAACAGCCGCTCGCCCATTTTTTGCTCAAAAAAACGCCCTTCGTGCCACGCCAAATGACCACTGACGATGGTGGAAAGCACGTTGCTTCTGAATGTGTGTCCCTCAAAGGGCGACCAGCCACATTTGTAGAAGACATTGTCGCGGCTTACCGTCCAAGCATGGTGCACATCCACGATGGACAGGTCAGCCCAGCAGCCCTCGTCGAGAAAGCCTCTTTCTGCTATTTGAAAGGCGACAGCAGGCGCGTGGCACATTTTTTCCACTATTTTTTCCAACGAGATTTCGCCTCGATGGTAGAATTCGAGCATGACGTTGAGCGAATGTTGCACCAATGGCAGTCCCGAAGGAGCCTGCAAGTACGATTGTGATTTCTCATCCCAGGTATGCGGTGCATGGTCGGTAGCCACCACGTCGAGGCGGTCGTCGAGCAACGCGGGCAGCAGCGCGGCGCGATGTTCGGGGGCTTTTATGGCAGGGTTGCATTTGATTTGGTTGCCCAAAGCAGCGTAGTCGTCCGCGCTGAACCACAGATGATGCACACACACCTCTGCCGTTATTTTCTTGTTTCTCAGGGGGGGGGTATTGTCAAACAAGGCCAGCTCATCTTTTGTGCTGATGTGCAGAATGTGGAGTCGCGTTCCATGTTTTTTGGCCAAGTCAACGGCCATGGAGGAGGAGCGCAGGCAGCCTTCGGCATTGCGGATAAGTGGGTGAAAATCGGCAGTCAGTTCATCGCCGTAGGCAGTCTTGTAGTGTTCGAGATTGCGCCGGATGGTGGCTTCGTCCTCACAATGCGTGGCGATGAGCGTCGGGGCGTTGGCAAACAAGCGTTCCAGCGTTTGTGGATGGTCCACCAACATATTCCCGGTGCTGCTGCCCATGAAAATCTTGATGCCGCATATTTTTTGGGGGTCTGTTCGCATCACCTCGTCGTAGTTGTCGTTGGTGGTGCCCATGAAGAAGGAATAATTTGCCAACGAGTTGCTTGCCGCTATTTGGTATTTGTCCTCCAACAATGCTTGCGTCACGCTGGGCGGGTTCACGTTGGGCATCTCCATGAACGACGTGGTGCCGCCAGCCACAGCTGCGCGGCTTTCCGTGGCGATGGTGGCCTTGTGCGTCAGCCCCGGTTCCCTGAAATGCACTTGGTCGTCAATGATGCCGGGCAGCACATAGTTGCCCGCTGCATCCAATTCGATGTCGGCATCTGCTGCGATGGCGGGTGCAATGTGGTCTATGCGACCATTCTTTATAAGGATGTCGGCCTCGCGGATGGTGCCGCGATTCACCAAACGGCCGTTTCGGATGAGTATGGTTGGCATGTCGGAAAATCTGATGGCGCTAAAGTACAAAGCAGGACAATTTTACTTGAAGAATCAGAATAAATGGGTGAATGAAGCGCATCTTTTGGACATGCCCATGCCACATCCTAACAAAACAATAACGGGAAGGCTCTCATTGCCTGAAAACCAAAGGGGTTCAAATTGCGATAAAAAAAATTCAATAATTTTTTTGCAAAAAATTTTGAAAATGAGGATGCCAGCATCATATATTTGTGACATCAATTGAGAAGCAAACATTTCGCCTTCACTCACCAAATAGGCGACAAAGATAAATGAAGCGTGTTTTGATGATGTCCTTCTCCGAGAAAGCTCGGAGGGGGATTTTTTTATCCCCTTTTTTGTTTCCAACTATCTGTTTGTCAGCACTTTCGCCTGTTTGCTGGGCGTTAATTTTCCGTGCCAATTTTTTTTTAAAAAAAACTTCTGGATTGCTTGTCAAATACTAGCAAGCCCGATTACCTTTGTCATAGGTTTTTTGGGGTTATATTTCTGACGGTGGGATGTTAACATCCTGCCGTCTTTTTATTTTAGTAGCCAAAGCGTTGTAGGGCGCGTTCGTCGTCGCGCCAATTGTCGCGCACTTTCACGGTGAGTTCGAGAAAAACCTTTGATTGCAAAAAACGCTCGATTTCCATGCGAGCATCGGAGCCAAGTTTCTTGATGGCGTTTCCGTTTTTTCCCAGAATGATGGCTTTTTGTGTTTCGCGCATCACATAGATGGTGGCCGCGATGCGGGCGATTGGCTCGCCTGCCTTGGTTTCGGCATCTTTAAAAGCATCCACGCTTACCTCACAGGAATAGGGGATTTCGTCGGCATAGTTGAGAAAGATTTTTTCTCGAATTATTTCGCCCACAAAAAAGCGTTCTGGCCGGTCGGTGAGTTGGTCGGGGGGATAGTATGGCGCTCCTTCTGGCAGGTAATGCAGTATTTTTTCCAGCAAAGATTGGGTCTCGTCACCTTTTAAGGCTGAAATAGCGATTGCGTCGGCAAAAGGAACTCGTTTTTTCCACCAGCCTGCCACATCTTGTGCGCGTTGTGGTGCCACGAGGTCTTTTTTGTTCAGGACCAAGAGAATGGGTGCTTCGGTTTTTTTTAGCACTTCTATGACGGGGTTGTCATCTTCCAGCTCCTCGGTCATGTCAAAGACAAACAGCATCAAGTCAGCATCTTCCACAGTGCCCTCCACAAATCGGTTCATGGCTTGGTGCATTTTGTAGGATGGTTTTTTGACGTAGCCGGGCGTGTCCGAAAAAACGATTTGGAAGTGGTCGCCAGTCAGAATACCAATGATACGGTGACGGGT
This genomic interval from Saprospiraceae bacterium contains the following:
- a CDS encoding dihydroorotase; this translates as MPTILIRNGRLVNRGTIREADILIKNGRIDHIAPAIAADADIELDAAGNYVLPGIIDDQVHFREPGLTHKATIATESRAAVAGGTTSFMEMPNVNPPSVTQALLEDKYQIAASNSLANYSFFMGTTNDNYDEVMRTDPQKICGIKIFMGSSTGNMLVDHPQTLERLFANAPTLIATHCEDEATIRRNLEHYKTAYGDELTADFHPLIRNAEGCLRSSSMAVDLAKKHGTRLHILHISTKDELALFDNTPPLRNKKITAEVCVHHLWFSADDYAALGNQIKCNPAIKAPEHRAALLPALLDDRLDVVATDHAPHTWDEKSQSYLQAPSGLPLVQHSLNVMLEFYHRGEISLEKIVEKMCHAPAVAFQIAERGFLDEGCWADLSIVDVHHAWTVSRDNVFYKCGWSPFEGHTFRSNVLSTIVSGHLAWHEGRFFEQKMGERLLFER
- the era gene encoding GTPase Era, which produces MDSQPEHTNYKSGFVNIIGRPNAGKSTLMNALVGERMSIITHKPQTTRHRIIGILTGDHFQIVFSDTPGYVKKPSYKMHQAMNRFVEGTVEDADLMLFVFDMTEELEDDNPVIEVLKKTEAPILLVLNKKDLVAPQRAQDVAGWWKKRVPFADAIAISALKGDETQSLLEKILHYLPEGAPYYPPDQLTDRPERFFVGEIIREKIFLNYADEIPYSCEVSVDAFKDAETKAGEPIARIAATIYVMRETQKAIILGKNGNAIKKLGSDARMEIERFLQSKVFLELTVKVRDNWRDDERALQRFGY